Below is a window of Mycolicibacterium chitae DNA.
CGCTGTCGGTCTTGACCACCACGCCGTCGACGGTGAGTTCACAGCTGTAGCCCGGCACCGGGAAGTTCGGGGCCTCTCCGCTCTGCACGGTCACCATGGCCCACATGCCCGGGTCGGCCAGATGCGCCTCGAGCACCCACGGCTGGTCGGGTCCCACCTCGACGTCGGCCCGCGGACTGAACATGTACGGGTTGTGGCTGTAGTCGGAGAACAGCGCGGGCTCGGTGTCCCGGTAGTAGATGTGCGACCAGATGGGCGCGTTCGCGGTCACGGTGTACCGGACATGGTGCAGGACCGGCTCGTTCGCGCCGACCGGGGCCGCGATAGAGACGGACCCGCCCAGCATCGCCAGCGCGGCTGCCGTGGTTGCCAATGCGCGCATCGTCACATCCTCGTCAATGAGATGGGATAGGTGAAGCTGCCGCCGGGGGCGCCGTCGCACCCGGCCGCGAAGTGCGAGACCATCTCGCCGGCCAAGGTGTCCATGTGCCAGCGGTAAACATCGTGGGTGGGAATCGTCGGACCGTAGTAGATGTCGCCGCAGCGCAGACCGAACGGGTCGTCGATCACCATGGTGTAGAACCCGTCGTCACCCAGCACGGCGTCGGCGTGGGTGTAGACCGCCTTGGCGACCGGTTGGGGGATCGTCAGGATCCGCATACAGGTGGCCCCCTCGGCCGGCACTCCCTTGCACGGTGTCAGCGTAGAGAAGATCCAGGTGTGGAAGTCGCGCCGGTCCGGGATGTGCAGGTTGTAGTTGCCGAAGTACATCGCGTTCGCGGTGGGCGCCACCGAGATCGCGGCCGCCACCAACACCACGCTGGCCACCGCGCTCAGCGCGGCCCGAATGGACTTCACGGGCTTCCTCCACGGTTCTCGGACTGTCCGGCTGACTATAAAACCCCGAGCCAGGCCATTGGGCCGAAACCGGAATCCCGCCTTCGCCACACCGGAGATTGGCATTCTCGAATCCGGAGAATAGCATCATCGGCGACGGTGAGGAGCGAAGAGCCGATGCGAACGATCCCCGACGAACTCGTCCAGCGGTACCGAGAAAATGGGTGGTGGACCCCCGACACCCTCGGCGACCTGCTGGCGCGGGAACTGCCGGCCGGAGCCGACCTGGAGTTCCGGGTGCACTCGAAGGTCCGCCCTTATCGGGGCACCATCGCCGAAGTGGAGACGACGGCGCGACGGCTCGCGGCCGGTCTGCACCAGCGCGGGGTGCGCGCGGGTGATGTGGTCGCCATGCAACTGCCCAACTGGGTGGAGGCCGCCGCAACGTTCTGGGCCTCGGCCTTCCTCGGCGCGGTGGTGGTACCGATCGTGCACTTCTACGGCCGCAAGGAACTGACCCACATCCTCGGCGATGCCAAACCCAAGGTGTTCATCACCGCGGACTCGTTCGGGCGCATGGAGTTCGAGCCGGACCTTGCCGCCGACATCGAGATCGTGGGTGTGGTCGGCGGGCCCCGGCCCACCTTCGACGACCTGCTCGACGAGGTGCCCTTCGAGGGGGTGCTGCCCGCCGACCCGGCCGCCCCGACGCTCTACGCCTACACCTCGGGCACGACCAGCGCGCCCAAGGGCGTCATCCACAGCCACCAGAGCCTGGTCCACGAGACTCACCAGCTGGTGGGGCAGAACATGACGGACACCGGCAAACAGCTGATCGCCACGCCGGTGGGGCATTTCATTGGTATGGTCGGCGCGTTGCTGATGCCGGTGCTGGCTCGGCACCCGATCCACCTCACCGACGTCTGGGATCCCGGAGTGGCGTTGGCGCTGATGAAGAGCGACGGGCTGGCCATCGGCGGCGGTCCGCCCTACTTCATCACGAGCCTGCTGGACCATCCCGACTTCACCACCGAACACCTGGCGGGGGTGCGCACCGTCGGGCTGGGCGGGTCGACCGTGCCGATCGCGGTCACCCAGCGGCTCACCGATCTCGGCATCAACACCTACCGCTCGTATGGCAGCACCGAGCACCCGTCGATCACCGGTTCCCGCTGGGACGCGGCGCAGGACAAGCGGCTCTACACCGACGGCTGCCCGCTCTCGGGGGTCGAGGTCAAGCTGGGCGACGACGGCGAGGTCTTGTCCCGCGGACCGGACCTGTGCCTGGGCTACACCGATGATGCGTTGACCGCCAAGGCATTCGACGACGACGGCTGGTATCACACGGGCGACATCGGCACGCTCGACGACGACGGCTACCTGACCATCACCGACCGCAAGTCGGACATCATCATCCGCGGTGGCGAGAACATCAGCGCGGTGGAGGTCGAGGAGACGCTGCTCGGCATGCCGGCGGTGGCCGAGGCCGTCGTGGTGGCCGCCCCGGACCCCCGCTACGGCGAACGCGCCGCCGCGGTGCTGCGCATCCACCCCGGCCACGAACTGCCCAGCCTCGACGAGGTCCGCCGGCACTTCGAGGCCTCCGGGGTCGCGCGGCAGAAGTGGCCCGAGGAACTGCTGCGGGTCGACGAGTATCCGCGCACCGCCAGCGGGAAGGTGCAGAAGTTCAAGGTCCGTCAGGCGGTGCGCGGTGACCGGTAAGAAACTGGTGCTCGGGGCCAGCGGGTTCCTGGGCTCGCATGTGACCAGGAAGCTGGTTGAGGCCGGCGAGGACGTGCGGGTGATGCTGCGAAAGACCAGCTCCACCAAGGCCATCGACGACCTCGACGTCGAACGCTGCTACGGCGAGCTGTCCGATGCCGACGCGGTGCGCGCGGCGATGACGGGCTGCGATGTCCTCTACTACTGCGTGGTGGACGCCCGGATGTGGCTGCGGGACCCGGCGCCGCTGTTCCGCACCAACGTCGACGGGCTGCGCGACGTCCTGGACGTTGCCACCGAACCGGAGATCGCGGCGGACCTGCGCAAGTTCGTCTTCACCAGCACCATCGGCACCCTGGCCATCAGCAAGACCCGCCTGGTGACCGAGGACGATCCGCGCAACTGGGACGAGGGCGGTGCCTACATCGAGGCCCGCGTGGCCGCCGAGGACCTGCTCTTCGACTACGTCCGCGACCGTGGCCTGCCCGGCGTCGCGATGTGCGTCTCGACCACCTACGGCCCCGGCGACTGGCAGCCGACCCCGCACGGCGGTCAGGTCGCGATGGTGGCCGCGGGCAAGATGCCGTTCTACCCCGACTTTGGCCTGGAGGTGGTGGGCATCGAGGACGCCGCGCGGGCCATGCTGTTGGCCGCCGACAAGGGCCGGGTGGGGGAGCGCTACATCATCTCCGACCGGTTCATGACCATGCGCGAGATCCAGAGCGTCGTCGCCGAGGCCGCCGGGGTGCGTCCGGCGCGAATCAAGGTGCCGCTGCCGGTGTTACGGGTGGCCGCCCGGCTCAACGATGTGGCCGCGCGGCTGCTGCGCCGCGATCTGCCGTTCGCCGCGGCGGGGCAGCGGATGGCGGAGCTGATGTCGCCGCTGGATCACGGCAAGGCCGAACGCGAACTGGGTTGGAAGCCCGAACCGGTGGAGGAGTCGCTGGCCCGGGCCGTCGCCTTCTTCCGCTCCCGCCCTTAGTCGACCGAGCGGCCCGTCGCGGCGTGATGGCCCGCGCGGAAGCCGAACACCATGGCCGGTCCGATGGTGCCGCCGGCACCGCCGTAGGCGCGACCGGTCACCCCGGCCATCGCGTTGCCCGCCGCGTACAGCCCGGGGATCGGCGCGCCGCAGACGTGCAGCACGCGCCCGTCTCGGTCGGTGCGCGGCCCGCCCTTGGTGCCCATCGCGCCCAGGGCGACCGGGACGGCGTAGTACGGCGCGGTGTCGAGCGGGCCCAGCGTGCGTCCCGCGTCGGTCGACGCGTCGGGGTCGCCCCAGTACCCGTCGTAGGCGCTGCTGCCGCGGCCGAACTCGGGATCGCGGGGATCGTCGCCGGCAACGTTGCGGTTCCAGTCGGTCAGGGTGCGGGCCAGACCTGCCGCGTCGATCCCGGTCTTCTCCGCCAATTCGTCGAGATCGGCGGAGGCGCAGAACCATTCGGGGGCCTGCTCGGCGGGTTCGACACCGAGGAACCCGTAGCGCTCGAGGTGTCGGTGGTCGAATACGATCCAGGCCGGGTCGTTGACGTAGCCGTCGCGCGGATGCAGGTACTGGAACGCGCCGGCCATCGAGTTGTAGTCGCAGGCCTCGTTGATGAACCGCCGGCCGGCGCGATTGACGATGATGCTGCGCGGCCGGGTCCGCTCCAGGCGCACGCTGCGGCTGCGCTGATGGCCGTCGATGGTGTCGTCGGGGATCTGCACGATGGGCACCCACCACGCCTCGCCCATGTTGGCCAGGTCCGCGCCGTGCGCCATCGCCATCCGCAACGCGTCGCCGGTGTTGTTCGGCGGGGACACCGGGCCGTGCATGGGGCCGCGCAGGAACGCCTCGACCAGGGCCGTGTCCCATTCGAATCCGCCGTTGGCCAGGACCACGCCGCGCTGCGCCCGGACGTTGATGGTGTTGTCGCCGGAGCTGATTCGCACCCCGACGATGACGCCGTCCTCGGCGATCAGTTCGACGGCCCGGGTCCCGGTGAACGGGGTGATCCCGGCGTCGAGCACGCCCTTGAGCAGTCCCGCGATCATCGCGGTGCCGGCGACCACGATGTCACCGGAGGTGTCGTCGATGTCGGCGTGCAGCCGCGCGCGGGTCTCGGCGTCGATCCCGACGTTGCTGAAATCCGGTGGGAAGGACGTGATTCGGTCGCGCCAGGCCGGGATGCGGTTGAGGTCGTAGGGGACCGGCCCCAGCGAGCGTCCGCCACCCGGGCGGCCGCCGGGCAGCTCGGGCTTGTAATCGGGGAAGCCGGTGGCGATCTCGAAGCGCATGTCGCTGTGCGCCTCGACGAAGTCGATCATGGCCGGGCCGGTGCGCACGAAGGTCTCGACCAGTTCCTCGTCCATGGCGCCGAAGGACTGTGCGCGCAGGTAGGCCATGGCGTCCTCGACGGTCAGTTCGCCTTCGGGCGAGCGGTGATGCGCCGGGATCCAGGCGATGCCGCCCGAGACCGCCGTGGTGCCGCCGACGGTCTCGGCCTTCTCGTACACCTCCACCCGCATGTCCACGTCAGCGCCCGCGACCACCGCGGACAGGGCCGCCGTGAGACCCGCCCCGCCGGTGCCGAGCACGACGACGTCGGCTTCGCGGTCCCACTTGGTTGCGTTCAGTTCCCCCATGGCCACACGCAGATCCTTTCGGTAAGACGTCAGTTCAATATCACCGACAGCTCTTCGGCTGCCTTGATCACCGCGTCACGACCGCGCTCGACGACGTCCTCGCGATGGGAGATCAGGTTCAGGCACGTCGCCGGGGCCGGCGGCAGGCGATGCACCGGTACGGCAAGGCCATAGGTGTTGGGTTCGATCTCGCCGTGGGTGATGACCCAGCCCTGCTCGCGGGTCAGGGTCACCAGGTCTCGTTCCTCGGGGCGCGGCGGCATGCTGGCCAGCAGCGCAATTCCGGCGGCGCCGCGGTCCAGCGGGTAGCGGCTGCCCTCGTGGAAGGACAGTTGGTAGGCCACCTGGGTGGGCACGATCACCGCGATGGCCACCTGATGATCACCCTCGGCGACCAGCATCGAGACGGTGGTGGACAACTCGTCGGCCAGGGCGCGCAGGCGCGGCAGGCACACCTGCCGCAGGTTGTTGTCGAAGGATGCGCCGAGGGCGACCAGGCCGGCGGCGGGGCGGTAGCGGCCGTCCTCGGCCTTGGCCACCATCCGGAACTGCGCGAGCGTGCTCAGCAGTCGGTAGGCGATGGTGCGGTGCACGCCGATGCGCTCGGCGACCTGTTGCGCGGTCAACCCGCCCGGGGTGGCGGCGACCACCTGGAGCGCGGTCAACCCGCGGGCCAGTGTCTGCGAGCCCGGTGCGCCGGTGGCGACAACGGGTATCGGCTGCTCGGTCGCGGCGATTCCTCCCTTGACAGACATCACCCAAGAGAGTGATGCTCTATAGATAGTGCACATCGATGTACGATATTAGCACACATCGATCGCAGAAAAAGAGAATGACGTAATCGCAGGCAGAGAGGCTTTTTGTGGCTGAGTTCGAGAGCATTTGGAGCGATCTTCAGGGCGTTCCGTTCTCGCAGGGGTACCTGGACGCCGGGGGCGTGCGCACGCGTTATCTGCACGCCGGGGACCTCGACAAGCCGGCCCTGGTGCTCCTGCACGGCTCCGGCGGGCACGCCGAGGCCTATGTCCGCAACCTCGCGGCCCATGCCGAGCACTTCTCCACCTGGTCGATCGACATGCTCGGACACGGCTACACCGACAAGCCGGGGCATCCGCTAGAGGTCGAGCACTACGTCAAGCACCTGCTGGCGTTCTTCGACGCGATCGGCGCCGAGCGGGTCTACCTGTCCGGGGAGTCCCTCGGCGGCTGGGTCGCCTCGCGCGCCGCCGCCGATCACCCCGAACGGATCCACCGCCTGGTGCTCAACACCGCCGGCGGTTCGCAGGCCGACCCCGAGGTGATGAAACGCATCATCACGTTGTCGATGGCCGCGGTCGAGGATCCGACCTGGGAGACGGTGCAGGCCCGGATCAAGTGGCTGATGGCCGACAAGTCCAAGGACTACGACGACATTGTGGCCAGCCGCCAGCGCATCTACCGGCTACCCGGCTTCGTCGACGCGATGCGCGACATCATGGCGCTGCAGGATCCCGAGATCCGGGCGCGGAACCTGATGGGAGCCAAGGAGTACGGCGCCATCACCGCCCCGACGCTGGTGCTCTGGACCAGTGACGACCCCACCGCGGACGTCAGCGAGGGCAGCCGCATCGCCTCGATGATCCCGGGCGCGCGGTTCGAGGTGATGAGTGGTTGCGGGCACTGGCCGCAGTACGAGGATCCCGACACCTTCAACCGGCTGCACGTCGACTTCCTGCTGGGACGGGCGTGATGGCCACGCCGAGCGGCCCGGACAACCCCGCGGTGGTGATCGTCGGGGCCGGACCGGTGGGTCTGACCTTGGCCAACATCCTTGGCCTGCAGGGTGTCCCGACGCTCATCGTGGAGGAACGCGACACCCTGATCGACTACCCGCGCGGGGTCGGCCTGGACGACGAATCGCTGCGCACCTTCCAGTCGATCGGACTGGTCGACGCCGTCTTGCCGCACACCGTGCCGAACCAGATCCTGCGGTTCTTCGACTCGAACCGGCGGCTGCTGGTCGAGATGGCGCCACCGGACGCCCGGTTCGGCTGGCCCAAGCGCAACGGCTTCGTCCAGCCCCTGGTCGATGCCGAACTGTTCGCCGGCCTGAGCCGGTTCGCGCACGTCGAGGTGCGCTGGGGCACCCGGATGACCGCCGCCACCGAGACCGCCGACGGGGTCAGGCTCGAACTGACCGGCGGGGACGGCACGACTTCGGAGGTGCAGACCCGCTACGTCGTCGGGTGCGACGGCGGCCGCAGCGCCACCCGACACCTGATGGGGGTTTCCTTCGAGGGCACCACCTCGCCGACGCGCTGGGTGGTCATCGATCTGGCCAACGACCCGCTGGGCCATCCGAACAGCGAGGTCGGCGCCGACCCCGAGCGGCCGTACGCCTCGATCTCGATCGCGCACGGAATCCGCCGCTTCGAGTTCATGATCCACGACGACGAGTCCGACGAACTGGCGTCGGACCCCGCGTTCGTCAGCAAGCTGCTGGCCAGTTTCGTCCCGCATCCCGACCGGGTCGACATCATCCGGCACCGGGTCTACACGCACCACTCCCGCATCGCCGGGGCCTTCCGCAAGGGCCGACTGCTGCTGGCCGGGGATGCGGCCCACCTGATGCCGGTGTGGCAGGGGCAGGGCTACAACAGCGGGATCCGCGATGCGGCGAACCTCGGCTGGAAGCTGGCCGCGGTGGTCAACGGGCACGCCGGGGACGCCCTGCTCGACAGCTACGACGTGGAGCGGCGCAAGCACGCGCGCGCCATGATCGACCTGTCGACCATGGTCGGCCGGGTCATCTCGCCCACCAACCGTCGTGTTGCGGGCCTGCGCGACAAGGTGATCCGCGCGGCCTCGGTCGTCCCGACGCTCAAGCGGTACGTGCTGGAGATGCGGTTCAAGCCCATGCCGCGCTACGACCAGGGCGCCGTCGTGCACGCCAGCACCCCGCCCCCGCCCGGCTCGTCGGCGGGCACGCTGTTCATCCAGCCGCGGGTGGACACCCGCACCGAGAGCAATGTCCTGCTCGACGACGTCATCGGCACCGGCTTTGCGGTGCTGTGCTGGAACAACGATCCGCGCCGTCTGCTCGGCGACGCGACACTCGAGCGCTGGAAGGCGTTGGGCACCAAGTTCATCGCCGCCCGCCCGAGCACCCAGCTGCACTGGCGGCCGGCCGGTGAGACCGCCGAGGACCCCGACGTGATCGTCGTCGGCGACCGCACCGGCGCGCTGAAGTCCTTCTTCGACGGCCACACCGACTCGGTGCTGTTCCTGCGGCCCGACCGCTGCATCGCCGCGGCCTGCGTGGCCCAACGCGCGGCCGAGCTGAGCGATCAACTGTTCGCGGTCCTGCGCATCGCCCCCTCGACTGCGGTGGAAGGCGGTGAGAACCATGGCGCAACTGGCACTGTGTTGCATGTCGCACAGCCCGCTGCTGAATCTTCCGGGACCGTCGGCTGAACTTCTCGACGACATCGGCGCCGCGCTGGCCGGCGCGCGGGATTTCGTCACCGACTTCGCCCCGGAGTTGGTGGTGACGTTCTCCCCGGATCACTACAACGGGTTCTTCTACCGGCTGATGCCGCCGTTCTGCATCGGCACCTCGGCATCCGGCGTGGGGGACTACGGCACCCAGTCGGGCCCGCTCAACGTCGCCGAGGATTTCGCGAACGCCTGCGCGGCAGCGGTTCTCGACGCCGACGTGGATGTGGCGATCTCGGCCGGCATGGAGGTCGACCACGGCACGGTGCAGCCGCTGCAGACCCTGTTCGGCGACGCCGCCGCGGTGCCCATCATCCCGGTGTTCATCAACTCGGTGGCCACCCCGCTGGGCCCGCTGCGCCGGGTACGCGCCTTGGGTACCGCGATCGGGAAGTTCCTGGCGACGCTGGACAAGCGCGTGCTGGTGCTGGGATCCGGTGGGCTGTCCCATGATCCGCCGGTGCCCACGTTGGCCACCGCGCCGCCGGCCGCGCTGGACCGCATCGTGCGCGGGGTGGCGATGACCCCAGAGCAGCGCAGCGCCCGGCAGGACGCGGTGATGGCCGCCGCCCATGACTTCGCCCACGGCGAGTCGGCGTTGCAGCCGCTGAACCCGGACTGGGACCGCGCCTTCCTGGATCTGATCGACGCCAACCGGCTCGACGAGGTCGACGGCTGGACCAACGCCTGGATCGCCGGCGAGGCCGGCAACTCCGCGCACGAGGTCCGGACCTGGGTGGCGGCGTTCGCGGCGCTGGCCGCCGCGGGACCGTATGCGACCGCACACCACTATTACCGCCCGGCGCCGGAACTGATCGCCGGGTTCGCAATCCGAACGGCGGTGCCCGCATGACGCCCAATGACAATGGACCCACGGCGGGCTTCGACCACGAGGTCGACGTGCTGGTCATCGGCAGCGGCGGCGGCGGGCTGACCGCCGCGCTGACCGCCCAGGCCGAGGGCCTGGACGCGCTGGTCATCGAGAAGTCCGCGCACTACGGTGGGTCCACCGCGCTCTCTGGCGGCGGGATCTGGGTGCCCGGGGCGCCCTCGCAGCGCCGCGAGGGCTACTCGCCGGACCCGGACGAGGTGTTCGGCTACCTCAAGCAGATCACCGGCGGACTGGTCAGCGACGCCCGGCTGCGGCAGTACGTGGACGCCGCACCGGAGATGATGCAGTTCCTGGAGGACCGCAGCCGCTGGTTCGAATTCGTCTGGAAGCCCGGCTATGCCGACTACTACCCGGAACTGCCGGGCGGTTCGGAGCTGGGCAGCACCATCAACGTGCCGGCCATCGATCTGCGCAAGCTCGGCGCCGAGGAGCAGAACCTGCTGCAGCCGCTGGCGCTGGCGCCCAAGGGAATCTGGTTCGCGCCCAAGGACCTGCGGCTGTTCTATCAGGTTCGGCAGAACTGGCGCGGCAAGGCCGTGCTGGTCAAGCTGATCTGGCGAATGTTCCGGGCGCGGGTGTTCGGGGACCGGATGGCCGCCATCGGCCAGTCCCTGGTGGCGCGGATGCGCCTGGCGTTGCAGGAGCACAACATCCCGCTGTGGCTCAACACGCCGATGACCGAACTCATCACCGACGGCGACGGCCCCGCGGCGCGGGTCATCGGCGCCGTCGTCGAACGGGACGGCCGCACCCAGCGGATCAGGGCGCGCGCCGGGGTCGTCATCGCCGCCGGCGGCTTCGACCACGACATGGCGTGGCGTCGCGAACACCTGCCGGAGGTCGAGAAGGACTGGAGTTTCGGCAATCCGGCGGCCACCGGCGACGGTATCCGGGCCGGCCAGAAGGTGGGTGCGGCGACCGAACTGATGGACGAGGCCTGGTGGTTCCCGGCCATGTGCTGGCCCGACGGGCGGCTGCAGTTCATGCTGAACGAACGCATGATGCCCGCGCAGTTCGTCGTCAACGGCGCCGGCAAGCGCTTCATCAACGAGGCCGCGCCCTACATGGACTTCGCGCACGCGATGATTGACGGGCAGCGCTCGGGGATCACCCACATCCCGGTCTGGCTGATCACCGATCAGCGCTCCTTCCACCGCTATGTGGTCGGCGGGCACCTGCCCATCCCGAAGGTCCCGTTCGCCCCGGTACCGACCGGCCGGAAGATCCCGCAGGCCTGGTTGGACTCCGGAATCGTCAAGGAGGCCGGCAGCTTCGAGGAACTGGCGGCCAAGATCGACGTGCCACCGGAGGCGCTGCGCGGCACCGCCGAGCGGTTCAACGAACTGGCCCGCAAGGGACACGACGACGACTTCAACCGCGGTGACAGCGCCTACGACAACTACTACGGCGATCCGACGCTGCCCAACCCGAATCTGCACCCGTTGTCCAAGCCGCCGTACTACGCGTTCCAGATCATCCTGGGCGATCTGGGCACCTCGGGCGGGCTGCGCACCGACGAGCACGCCCGCGTGCTCGACACCGAGGAGCGGCACATCCCGGGCCTCTACGCCGTGGGTAACGCGTCGGCGGCCGTGATGGGCCGCAGTTACGCCGGGGCCGGGGCCACCATCGGCCCCGCCATGGCCTTCGGTTATGTCGCCGCCAAACACATTGCCGCCCAGAACACGACCCAGAATCAACAGCAAGTCCACGACGACGTCCGCAACGCCTGAGGAGGCAATCAATGAAGATCTCGCTGTTCTATGAATTCCCGCTGCCTCGGCCGTGGTCGGAGGACGATGAACACCAGCTGTTCCAGCACGGTCTGGACGAGGTCGAGGCCGCCGACAAGGCCGGCTTCTCCACCGTCTGGCTGACCGAGCACCACTTCCTCGAGGAGTACTGCCACTCGACCGCCCCGGAAATGTTCCTGGCCGCGGCGAGCCAGCGCACCAAGGACATTCGGCTGGGCTTCGGTGTCATGCACCTGCCCCCGCCCATCAACCACCCGGCGCGCATCGCCGAGCGGGTCGCCACGCTGGATCACCTGTCCAACGGCCGCGTGGAATTCGGCACCGGCGAGGGGTCCTCGGTCGCCGAGCTCGGTGGCTTCAACATCGATCCGGCCGACAAGCGCGCCCAGTGGGAGGAGGCCCTCGAGGTCGCGATCCGCTGCATGGTCGAGGAACCCTTCACCGGCTTCAAGGGTGAGCACGTCGAGATGCCCGCGCGCAACGTGATTCCCAAGCCGCTGCAGAAGCCGCACCCGCCGGTCTGGGTGGCCTGCACCCGCCCGTCGTCGGTGCAGATGGCCGCGCAGAAGGCCATCGGCGCACTCAGCTTCGCCTACACCGGCCCGGAGGCGCTCAAGGAGCGCGTGGACGGCTACTACCAGGAACTCGAGGCCAACGGCGCGCCCGTCACCCCGGCGATCAACCCGAACCTGCTGGCCATCGGCGGCGACCTGTCGATGATGGTGGCCAAGAATGACGACGAGGCGCTCAAGCGACTCGGCATCGGCGGCGGCTTCTTCTCGTTCGGCATCATGCACTACTACCTGACCGGCATGCACACCCCCGGCCGCACCAAGGTCTGGGAACGCTACGAGCAGGCGGTCAAGGAGGATCCGACGCTGGCCTACGGCCCCGGCCGCGGCGCGATCGGCGGACCCGACACCGTACGCGAGTTCCTGCGCAGCTACGAGGCCAGCGGCGTCGACGAGATCATCCTGCTGCTGAACCCGCGCAGCCACGAGGGCACCATGGAGTCCATCGAGATCATGGGCAAGGAGATCCTGCCCGAGTTCATCGAGCGCGACCAGAAGGCCGTGGCGGACAAGGCCAAGCGCCTTGAGCCGGTCATCGAGAAGGTCGAGGCCCGGCGCCAGCCGTCGGACGCCCCGCTGTTCGACGAGACCTACGCCTTCGGCGGGCTGCCCACCGGCCGGGACAAGTTCACCGCCGGCGAGATCCCCGAGGCGATGGCCGAGATCAACGAGGGCCGCGTCAAGGCCGCCCAGTTGGAGAAGGAACAGAAGGCCGCGCGGGAAGCGGCGAACTGAACGTGACGGCACTCGACGAGCTGGTGCGCTACGACGGCAAACACGTCGTGGTCACCGGCTGCGCGTCCGGAATCGGCGCGCAAGTCGCCCGCCAGCTCGGCGAATTGGGCGCCCGGGTCACGGGTCTGGACCTGAAAGATCCGCACAGTGGGTTGGACGACTTCGTCGCCGTGGACCTCGCCGACCCGGATTCGGTGGAGGCCGCGGCCGGCGGTGTCGACGGCGGCGTCGACGCGCTGTTCAACGTGGCCGGGGTGTCCTCGGGCGTCGGGGACCCGATGCTCGTGGTCCGGATCAACTTCCTGGGCATGCGGCAGTTCACCGAGGCGATGATGCAACGCATCCCCGCCGGGGGATCGATCACCTCGGTGTCCTCGCTGGCCGCGTCGGCCTACCGCGAGAATGCTTCGACCACAGCCGGTTTGGTGGCCACCGCATCCCCGCAGCAGGGCGTGCAGTGGTGTGACGAGCATCCCGACGCGCTGGCCGACGGCGGCGGCTACCGGCTGTCGAAGGAGGCGACCATCCTCTACACCATGAGCAGGGTTGCCGAACTCGGCGCGCGCGGCATCCGGATCAACTGCACCGCGCCCGGGGTCACCGAGACCCCGATCCTCGATCAGCTGCGCACGGCCTACGGCCAGCAGTACCTCGATTCGTTCAGCACGCCGCTGGGCCGGGCCTCCACGCCGCAGGAGCAGGCCGCGGTGTTGGTGTTCCTCGGCAGTGCGGCGGCCAGTTACGTCACCGGACAGGTGATCTGGGCCGACGGCGGCATCCTGGCGCAGCGGTTCACC
It encodes the following:
- a CDS encoding AMP-binding protein yields the protein MRTIPDELVQRYRENGWWTPDTLGDLLARELPAGADLEFRVHSKVRPYRGTIAEVETTARRLAAGLHQRGVRAGDVVAMQLPNWVEAAATFWASAFLGAVVVPIVHFYGRKELTHILGDAKPKVFITADSFGRMEFEPDLAADIEIVGVVGGPRPTFDDLLDEVPFEGVLPADPAAPTLYAYTSGTTSAPKGVIHSHQSLVHETHQLVGQNMTDTGKQLIATPVGHFIGMVGALLMPVLARHPIHLTDVWDPGVALALMKSDGLAIGGGPPYFITSLLDHPDFTTEHLAGVRTVGLGGSTVPIAVTQRLTDLGINTYRSYGSTEHPSITGSRWDAAQDKRLYTDGCPLSGVEVKLGDDGEVLSRGPDLCLGYTDDALTAKAFDDDGWYHTGDIGTLDDDGYLTITDRKSDIIIRGGENISAVEVEETLLGMPAVAEAVVVAAPDPRYGERAAAVLRIHPGHELPSLDEVRRHFEASGVARQKWPEELLRVDEYPRTASGKVQKFKVRQAVRGDR
- a CDS encoding NAD-dependent epimerase/dehydratase family protein is translated as MTGKKLVLGASGFLGSHVTRKLVEAGEDVRVMLRKTSSTKAIDDLDVERCYGELSDADAVRAAMTGCDVLYYCVVDARMWLRDPAPLFRTNVDGLRDVLDVATEPEIAADLRKFVFTSTIGTLAISKTRLVTEDDPRNWDEGGAYIEARVAAEDLLFDYVRDRGLPGVAMCVSTTYGPGDWQPTPHGGQVAMVAAGKMPFYPDFGLEVVGIEDAARAMLLAADKGRVGERYIISDRFMTMREIQSVVAEAAGVRPARIKVPLPVLRVAARLNDVAARLLRRDLPFAAAGQRMAELMSPLDHGKAERELGWKPEPVEESLARAVAFFRSRP
- a CDS encoding FAD-dependent oxidoreductase, whose translation is MGELNATKWDREADVVVLGTGGAGLTAALSAVVAGADVDMRVEVYEKAETVGGTTAVSGGIAWIPAHHRSPEGELTVEDAMAYLRAQSFGAMDEELVETFVRTGPAMIDFVEAHSDMRFEIATGFPDYKPELPGGRPGGGRSLGPVPYDLNRIPAWRDRITSFPPDFSNVGIDAETRARLHADIDDTSGDIVVAGTAMIAGLLKGVLDAGITPFTGTRAVELIAEDGVIVGVRISSGDNTINVRAQRGVVLANGGFEWDTALVEAFLRGPMHGPVSPPNNTGDALRMAMAHGADLANMGEAWWVPIVQIPDDTIDGHQRSRSVRLERTRPRSIIVNRAGRRFINEACDYNSMAGAFQYLHPRDGYVNDPAWIVFDHRHLERYGFLGVEPAEQAPEWFCASADLDELAEKTGIDAAGLARTLTDWNRNVAGDDPRDPEFGRGSSAYDGYWGDPDASTDAGRTLGPLDTAPYYAVPVALGAMGTKGGPRTDRDGRVLHVCGAPIPGLYAAGNAMAGVTGRAYGGAGGTIGPAMVFGFRAGHHAATGRSVD
- a CDS encoding IclR family transcriptional regulator, with the translated sequence MSVKGGIAATEQPIPVVATGAPGSQTLARGLTALQVVAATPGGLTAQQVAERIGVHRTIAYRLLSTLAQFRMVAKAEDGRYRPAAGLVALGASFDNNLRQVCLPRLRALADELSTTVSMLVAEGDHQVAIAVIVPTQVAYQLSFHEGSRYPLDRGAAGIALLASMPPRPEERDLVTLTREQGWVITHGEIEPNTYGLAVPVHRLPPAPATCLNLISHREDVVERGRDAVIKAAEELSVILN
- a CDS encoding alpha/beta fold hydrolase, with translation MAEFESIWSDLQGVPFSQGYLDAGGVRTRYLHAGDLDKPALVLLHGSGGHAEAYVRNLAAHAEHFSTWSIDMLGHGYTDKPGHPLEVEHYVKHLLAFFDAIGAERVYLSGESLGGWVASRAAADHPERIHRLVLNTAGGSQADPEVMKRIITLSMAAVEDPTWETVQARIKWLMADKSKDYDDIVASRQRIYRLPGFVDAMRDIMALQDPEIRARNLMGAKEYGAITAPTLVLWTSDDPTADVSEGSRIASMIPGARFEVMSGCGHWPQYEDPDTFNRLHVDFLLGRA